The Mailhella massiliensis DNA segment AAAGGGCATGTCCGCCCTGGTGTACTCGGCACGGGAGCTTACCCTTACATCGTGATACAGCACGAAAAGCGTGGTATCGAAGTCGGAAAGCAGACCGGAAAGTTCCGTGCAGAAGCGCGAAAGAAGGGGCGCATCCACGGAACCGGAGGCATCCACGGCAAGCACCACGGGCGCAAGGCGCGCCTCTCTGCGCGAGGGCAGGTACAGCCCTTCGTGCACATGCCGCCTGTCGGGCTGCGTCCAGGCATAGTCGTTGTCCGAACACTGTTCCAGAAAACGCGAAAGCATGTCGCGCCAGGAAAGCGCGGGACGGAGACGCGCCCTGATGAAACGGGTGAGGGAGGCGGGCATATCGCCCATGCGCAAAGCCTCGCGCGAGGCCTGCACCAGAACCGTGTCGGCCTCCTGCTCGGCCTTTTCCCGCGCTTCATCGCCCATGCCCTCCTTCACGAGCGGGTGATCGCGCACCTCGCCGGAAAAGGAGCCTTCCGCCTCGCGCTCGCGGCCCCCGGACTTTTTCGAGGCCGTGCCGCCCTTCTCCGCCGGGGCTCCGCGCCCCCTTTCCCCCGCACGGGGAGATGCGGAAGAGGCGCTGTTCTGCCGCCCCTTTTCGCCGCCGAGGCCCTGACTCCCCTCTGCGGCAAGAGATACCTCGTCCCCTTCCTCCGAACCGGCCTTCGCCCTGTGGGAAGGACCGTCCTGAAGGCGGGAGAGCCATTCGTAAATTTCATCCGCGCTTCTGTCCGCGTATTCCGGGCGGAAAAGCGCGCCTTCCGGCAGCGTGAATCCCGCTTCCTGAAGGATGACGTTCACCGCATAGTCGCAGGCCCGGTTCCAGAGCCGTTCGTCCCGCCCCCTGCGCCGCACATGATGACCGAGGGCGATGTGCAGCGTTTCATGGGCCAGTGCGGAAAGCAGCACCTTTTCCGAAGCCGAAACGGCATAGACGGGATTGCAGGCCAGGGTGCGTCCGTCGGTCCAGAGGTCCGCGCACGTCTCATCGCAGCAGAGGCGCATACGCAGCGCTATGGAACCGAAAAACGGGTGTTCCAGCACCAGTGCGGAGCGGGCCTTTTCCAGAGCCTTCAGCGCACGCTTTTCCCGCTGCCCGGAAGAAAAAACATCCTTTTCCCCGTTCACAGCAAAACATCCGCATGGTTTTGCGCCCAGCGGGCGAAGGACGGCGTTTCCACCAGCGCAGGTTCCCGGCATACGGCCTGACGCAGGCACAGAACGCCGAATTCCACGGGCAGGCGCTCCAGGTAGACTGCGGCCTTTTCCATGCCGGCAGGGGTAAGACGCCGTGCAAGAGCTTCGCTCACGGCGTAGAGCGCCGCAGGTTCCGTGGGCACCTTCGCTTCTTGCGGCACGGCAAGCACCTCGTCCACCGAAGGCAGATCGCGCCATACGGAAAGAAAGCCCATGAATTCCGCCGCCGCACCGTCGCCCACGGCCCCGCGTATCAGGCCGTATTCCACGGCGCTGTCGGGCCCGGCCTTCAGAATATCGGAGACAAAGGACCACGAACGCGGCGAGGCAAAGGCCCGCGAGGAAAGCTGCGGATCAAAGTCGTGCAGCAGCGCGGGACGGAAGCGCAGAAATGCCGTCACTTCCGGCCGTATGCCCGCGCGTTCGGCCCAGACCAGCCAGTCGTCCAGGCTCACGTCGAATTCCAGATGTACCATGCGGTTGGCAAGCGCGCTCGGCATACGGTGCGTGACGGCCCTGTCCTTTTCGCGGTTGCCTGCGGCCACCACCACCCAGCCTTCGGGCAGAACGTATTCGCCTATGCGCCGGTCGAGAATGAGCTGATAGCAGGCGGCCTGCACCAGGGGCGGAGCGGCGTTCAGTTCATCAAGAAAAAGTATGCCCTTCCGGGAGCTTCGCGCATCGGGCAGAAAGGAAGGCGGACACCACTCGGTTCCGCCGGCGGCCGTGATGCGGGGAATGCCCCGCAAATCCACAGGGTCGAGCAGTACGGCGCGTATGTCGCGCAGCTCATAGCCTAGAGAACGGGCCACTTCCGCCACCACCTCGCTTTTGCCCACCCCGGGAGCGCCCCAGAGGAATACGGGCCTGCGTATGGAAAGAAGCGTTTTTAAGGAAGAGACGATATGCGAAGGTTTCATGGTGCGGAATGGCTCCTCGATGCATGATGTTTTGCCCGAAAAACAGTGAACATGCGCTTTCGCTCCGGGTGAGGCAGGAAAGCGCCGCGCCGTGCAGGATACGGCTTTCCGGCAGAAAAGAGGCGCGCCCCTCCCCGGCTGCGGAAATGTCGGGCGGGCGCTTTTTTGTTTCTATATTGAAAATGAATTTCATTGTCAATATCAGAACAGACCTTTTTCTCCCCCCTCCTCTTCTCCGGCGCAGGTACGGCGCACGGCAGAGAGCGTTTTCCCTTTCAAAGGGTAACATGCGAGGCGGCGGCGCCGCGCCGCCCGGCCCAAAGCGAGCGGAAAAAAATACGCTTTTTCCGTGAAACGACAGGCCGTATGGCTGGAAGGGCGAAACATTTCAAACAACACATGCTCTCAACGAAAAGCGCGCCATGCAGCCCGGCATCATCGCCTGCGCCCGGAGGCTTTGCGGCACGGAAGGAGCGCTTCCGGGAAAAGCCTTCCCCGGCGCCTTTCTGCGCAATACAAATCATGTTTCTCCCGTGCAGCGAGCCTGCGATGCTGGTCGCAGCGTCGGCTTTTCGTGCATGGAGCCGCCCCTTTTCTGCGTGGAAAAAAACCACGTCGAAGCATACGACGCCGGGAAAACGCCGGAGCGTACCCGATCGGCCGTGCCGGAAGATGTTCAATCCCGTCGAACGAAGGCGCAATGTTTTCGACTTTACAGCACATCCGTCTTTTATGATAAAAAGTCAGGGCTTCCATTTGCGGAAAACATCCGGGAAGCCGGAAACGCCTTCAGAAAAAATGCCGGAGAAAACCATGACGAGAAAATACCCGCACCTCTGCTCCCCCATACGCCTCGGCCGCGTCACCTTCCGCAACCGCATGTTCGCCGCGCCCACCGGCGCTACGGACATCACCTGGGACTGCTGCGCGGGCCCGGGCAGCCGCGCCTTCTACGAAAACAGGGCGAAGGGCGGCAGCGCCAACGTCACCGTGAGCGAGCTTGTGGTGCACCCGGAAACCGACGCCTCCCACATGCTGCATCTGGAGCTTCAGACGCCGGGTTCTCTGGCGAGCTTCACCATGATTGCCGACGCCATACGCCGCCACGGGTCCATTCCCAGCGTGGAACTTTCCCATTCCGGCCAGTACGCGGGCACCTATCTGGTGGACAAGGAGAAGAAGAACGCCCTTTCCCAGTACGGCCCGTGCGACGGCGTGCGCCCCGACGGAAGGCCGGTGAAGGCGCTCACCAGGGAGCAGATTGCCGCCATCGTGGCTTCCTACGGCGAAAAGGCCGCGCTTGCCAAACGCGCGGGCTTTGAAATGGTCATGATTCACGCCGGGCACGGCTGGCTCATCAATCAGTTCCTTTCGCCCTATTTCAACAAGCGCGGGGACGAATACGGCGGCAGCCTCGAAGGACGCGCCCGCCTGCTTCTGGAAGTGGTCGACGCCGTGCGTACCGCCGTGGGCCCGGGATTCCCCATTGAAGTGCGCATGAGCGGTTCCGAACTTTTCGAAGGCGGCTATACTCTGGAAGAAGGCATTGAAATAGCAAAGCTTCTGGACGGCAGGGTCGACCTTATCCATGTTTCTGCCGGTTCCTACCAGTTCGGCTTCTTCGACACGCATCCGCCCATGTTCTCCGACCACGGCTGCAACGTGTACCTTGCCGCCGAAATCAAGAAGCATGTTTCCACGCCCGTGGCCACGGTGGGTGCGCTCAACGATCCGGCGCAGATGGAAGAAATCATCGCCTCCGGCAAGGCCGACGTGGTGGAGATGGCCCGCGCCCTCATTGCCGACCCGGAACTGCCCGGCAAGGTCATGGAAGGACGCGACGATGAAATCGTGCGCTGCCTGCGCTGCTTCGTGTGCATGGCCGAACGCCCCACCACGGGCACGCGCCGCTGCACGGTGAACCCGCAGATCGGCCGCGAACAGGACCTGCCTCCCCTTCCCGCCCGCCGCGCGAAAAAGGTCATCGTGGCAGGCGGCGGCTGCGGCGGCATGAAGGCCGCCATTACGGCGGCGCAGCGCGGGCACCATGTGATTCTGTGCGAAAAGGACGGGGAGCTCGGCGGCATACTCAGGAGCGAACAGGCCATTCCCTTCAAGCGGGAAATGTATCAGCTCGGCCTCACGCTGGCCCGTCAGATGGAAATCGAAGGCGTGGAAGTGCGCCTGAACACCCCCGTCACCGCCGAATATGTGGAGAAGGAAGGCGCGGACGCGCTCATCATCGCCACCGGTTCCGAACCCATCGTGCCGCCGCTTCCGGGCATGGACGGCAAGAACGTCATCATCGTGAACGACTACTACAAAAGAAGCGCGGAATGTGCGGATACCGTGGTGGTTCTCGGCGGCGGCCTTGCCGGGTGCGAATGCGCCATTCACCTTGCCCAGGACGGCAAAAAGGTCACGCTTGTGGAAATGCGCCCCGAAGTTGCGCCCGACGCCAACATACGCCACCGCCCCATCCTTCTGCGCAAGCTGAAGGAACTTGTCACCGTGCACACTTCCTGCACGGGCCTTGCCGTGACGGAGGAAGGCCTTCTCGTGCGCGACGCGGAAGGCAGGGAAACGCTTCTTGCCGCGGGCACGGTGATCTGCGCCGTGGGCCAGCGTTCCCGCAACCATGACGCGCTCATCGACGCCGCGCCCTTCGTGCGCGTCATCGGCGACGCGGTACGCCCCTCCACCATCACCACCGCCGTGTATCAGGGCTACCACGCCGGACTTGACGTGTAACGCCCCCGCCCGCGCATCATAAGAGCAAAAAAGGCCGCCCTAAAGCGGCCTTTTCTTTTGAGAAAACACTCTTCAGCGTACGGCGGGGCAGGAATCGTGCCCCGCCCCTGCAAAGCGCCCGGCCAGCATGAGAGCCACGGAAGCAGCCATGCCCGCATAGGCGAAGGCATCCTGCCCGCAAAGCGCGCAGGCAAGGCCCTGTCTCTTATTCACATCCATATGTGTATAAAAGACCGGAGCGTTCTCGCGCGTCACCGAAACCGAGAAGAAGCGGGAGCAGGCCCCCAGATCCGGAGAGCGTCGTGGAGGGGAAGAGCGGAGAGCGGCGCACCGCGCCCCGGCGCATGAGCATGGCCGCGAACACCGGCACCGCCACGCCGCAGACATAGATGTCGTTGGCCATGAGCAGAAGGTCGAGAATGCCGTGCCCCCGGGTGGAGAGCACAAGGCCCCCTGCGCCGAAAAGCAACGTGACCGCACGGCAGAGCCTGACGCTGCGTGCGCCGAGAAGATCGTTGCAGAGCACGGTGGACGCGGTGACGAGGCAGGAATCGGCCGAGGAAAGCACGGCGGAAAGAAGCGCCACAAGAAGGAGCATCCCCGCCCACGACGGCATGAGCGTCATGGCTGTGGAAAGCACGTCGTCCGGGGCGACGGTATCGGGCACCAGCCCCCGGCACAGCACCCCCACCGCCACGATGGCGGCGGCGGAAACGGAAAGTCCGACCACGGCGAACCAGCATCCGCGCACCGCGCTCCGGGTATCGCGTGCGCTCAGAATACGGCCGAAGAGCATGGGGCAGACAAGGTAGCTGCCGCCCATGATGAGTATGAAGGAGGAAAAACGTTCCGGCCCGAACTGCCCGTTGACGATTTCCAGCGGCAGATGCTCCAGCGGCGCGGCATCGCGCCCCAGAAGCCAGGCCAGAATGACCAGTATGCCCGCAAGAAGCAGCAGGCACTGGGGAAGATCGCTGCGAATGACGGAGGCCTGCCCGCCGAGGCAGGAATAGGCCGTGATGACCGCCGCCCCGGCAAGAAGCGCCCATTCCGGCGGCAGACCGGTGAGCGCCGCGCTCAGCTTGCCCATGGCCGTGAACTGCGCCGCAAGTATGGCCAGCCATGCGGGCATGATGATGAGGGAAACCAGCGTGCGCGCCCCCGGCCCCAGCCATGCGGCCACGATTTCCGGCATGGTGTAGGCCCCGGTGGCGCGTACCTTTTTCGCGAGAAAAAGGGTGAGCAGCGCAAGGCCGCACGCGCCGGAACCGAGCCACCAGAAGGCGGGCGCGCCTACCTGCCATGCCAGCCCGGCCATGCCCATGGTGGCGGAACCGCCTATGCAGGAGGCGATGAGGGAAAAGCCCGTATGCCATGCGCCGGAGGAACGGCCGTTCACGAAAAAGGCGGACTCGCCCCTGGAGCGCCGGGCGTCGAGCACGCCGAGGCAAAGGAGCAGAAAGGCGTAAAGGCAGAAGATCAGCATGAATGTTTCTCCACAACGGGCACGCCGTGAAGCGCCGCGGACTGCGCCGCCTCACACAGAGCGCGGGTAAGCGCGTCCACATCGTCTTCCGAGGCGTTGAAGGGCGGCATGACATAGACGGTGCGGCCGAAGGGCCGTATCCACACGCCCCTTGCCGTGAAGAAATCCTGCCAGACGGCGACGTTCACCGCCTCTTCCCTTTCCATCACGCCGATGGCGCCGAGTACGCGCACATCGGCAACGCCGGGCAGGGAACGGCACGGTTCAAGCCCGCGCGCAAGGCGCTTTTCCAGGGTCGAAACGCGCGCCTGCCAGGGCGAGGCGCACAGTTCGTCGAGGCTCGCGCAGGCCACGGCGCAGGCCAGAGGATTGCCCATGAAGGTAGGCCCGTGCATGAACACGCCCCCGCCGCGCACCGGGTCCGCCCCGGAAATCACCTGCGCCACGCGGGCCGTGGCCGCCACGGCCGAAAGGGTCATCATGCCGCCGGTGAGCGCCTTGCCCACGCAGATGATGTCGGGCGATATGCCCGCCCATTCGCAGGCGAACATTTTTCCCGTACGGCCGAAACCCGTGGCTATTTCGTCCGCAATGAGAAGGATGCCGAGCTCGTTGCACAGGGCGCGCAGGTCGCGCAGATAGGAGGGGTGGTAGAACCACATGCCTCCGGCTCCCTGCACCACCGGTTCCACCACCACGGCGGCCAGTTCTCCCGCATGGGAACGGAGAGCGCGCTCCATGGGGTCGAAGGCGCGGGGATCATACGGTGCGTCGAACCGGCAGGAGGGGCGTTCCACGAAAAGCTGTTTCGGCAGTATGCCGGAAAAGAGCGAATGCATACCCGTGACCGGATCACAGAGCGACATGGCTCCCAGCGTGTCGCCGTGATAGGCCCCGCGCAGGGCCGCAAAGCGGAACCTTCCCTCGCTGCCTGCGGCCTTATGGAACTGCACGGCCATTTTCATGGCCACTTCCACGGCCACGGAACCGGAATCGGCCAGAAAGATGTGTTCCATGCCCGGCGGAAGAAGGCGGAGCAGGCGGCGGCCCAGCTCCACCGCCAGTTCATGGGTAAGACCCCCGAACATGACGTGGGAAAGCCGCGCGGCCTGCCGCT contains these protein-coding regions:
- a CDS encoding DUF2201 family putative metallopeptidase, with translation MNGEKDVFSSGQREKRALKALEKARSALVLEHPFFGSIALRMRLCCDETCADLWTDGRTLACNPVYAVSASEKVLLSALAHETLHIALGHHVRRRGRDERLWNRACDYAVNVILQEAGFTLPEGALFRPEYADRSADEIYEWLSRLQDGPSHRAKAGSEEGDEVSLAAEGSQGLGGEKGRQNSASSASPRAGERGRGAPAEKGGTASKKSGGREREAEGSFSGEVRDHPLVKEGMGDEAREKAEQEADTVLVQASREALRMGDMPASLTRFIRARLRPALSWRDMLSRFLEQCSDNDYAWTQPDRRHVHEGLYLPSRREARLAPVVLAVDASGSVDAPLLSRFCTELSGLLSDFDTTLFVLYHDVRVSSRAEYTRADMPFTPVPAGGGGTDYRPVTEDVETRGLVPSCLLWFTDLECDRFPEEPPYPVLWIVPARPKVLPPFGELVVMPSAEPPA
- a CDS encoding AAA family ATPase produces the protein MKPSHIVSSLKTLLSIRRPVFLWGAPGVGKSEVVAEVARSLGYELRDIRAVLLDPVDLRGIPRITAAGGTEWCPPSFLPDARSSRKGILFLDELNAAPPLVQAACYQLILDRRIGEYVLPEGWVVVAAGNREKDRAVTHRMPSALANRMVHLEFDVSLDDWLVWAERAGIRPEVTAFLRFRPALLHDFDPQLSSRAFASPRSWSFVSDILKAGPDSAVEYGLIRGAVGDGAAAEFMGFLSVWRDLPSVDEVLAVPQEAKVPTEPAALYAVSEALARRLTPAGMEKAAVYLERLPVEFGVLCLRQAVCREPALVETPSFARWAQNHADVLL
- a CDS encoding NAD(P)/FAD-dependent oxidoreductase translates to MTRKYPHLCSPIRLGRVTFRNRMFAAPTGATDITWDCCAGPGSRAFYENRAKGGSANVTVSELVVHPETDASHMLHLELQTPGSLASFTMIADAIRRHGSIPSVELSHSGQYAGTYLVDKEKKNALSQYGPCDGVRPDGRPVKALTREQIAAIVASYGEKAALAKRAGFEMVMIHAGHGWLINQFLSPYFNKRGDEYGGSLEGRARLLLEVVDAVRTAVGPGFPIEVRMSGSELFEGGYTLEEGIEIAKLLDGRVDLIHVSAGSYQFGFFDTHPPMFSDHGCNVYLAAEIKKHVSTPVATVGALNDPAQMEEIIASGKADVVEMARALIADPELPGKVMEGRDDEIVRCLRCFVCMAERPTTGTRRCTVNPQIGREQDLPPLPARRAKKVIVAGGGCGGMKAAITAAQRGHHVILCEKDGELGGILRSEQAIPFKREMYQLGLTLARQMEIEGVEVRLNTPVTAEYVEKEGADALIIATGSEPIVPPLPGMDGKNVIIVNDYYKRSAECADTVVVLGGGLAGCECAIHLAQDGKKVTLVEMRPEVAPDANIRHRPILLRKLKELVTVHTSCTGLAVTEEGLLVRDAEGRETLLAAGTVICAVGQRSRNHDALIDAAPFVRVIGDAVRPSTITTAVYQGYHAGLDV
- a CDS encoding sodium:solute symporter family protein, with the protein product MLIFCLYAFLLLCLGVLDARRSRGESAFFVNGRSSGAWHTGFSLIASCIGGSATMGMAGLAWQVGAPAFWWLGSGACGLALLTLFLAKKVRATGAYTMPEIVAAWLGPGARTLVSLIIMPAWLAILAAQFTAMGKLSAALTGLPPEWALLAGAAVITAYSCLGGQASVIRSDLPQCLLLLAGILVILAWLLGRDAAPLEHLPLEIVNGQFGPERFSSFILIMGGSYLVCPMLFGRILSARDTRSAVRGCWFAVVGLSVSAAAIVAVGVLCRGLVPDTVAPDDVLSTAMTLMPSWAGMLLLVALLSAVLSSADSCLVTASTVLCNDLLGARSVRLCRAVTLLFGAGGLVLSTRGHGILDLLLMANDIYVCGVAVPVFAAMLMRRGAVRRSPLFPSTTLSGSGGLLPLLLGFGDARERSGLLYTYGCE
- the bioA gene encoding adenosylmethionine--8-amino-7-oxononanoate transaminase, with the translated sequence MRAFFLTGTDTDAGKTAVTAGLLAAFARLGVKAFAVKPVQTGCTEENGVSVAPDVASWRSAGGEGEALFSFRVPCSPHLAASLEKKRLDASAVAEACRAHILPGRVTLFEGAGGLYVPLNGEEYMLDLMRKLRLPVLLVVANRLGCLNHALLSLDALDHAGLDVAGMVLCRTTPPAHADAGTSQDAEELILGDNAVRLAEEGKKRGVPLLADIPYMESFSLADTRAVDTLAATLEDAARLLAEDKEEAAARAALLDFDRGHLWHPYTSAVRPLPALEVKGASGARLVLADDRELVDGMSSWWCRVHGYGNMRLVRAIQRQAARLSHVMFGGLTHELAVELGRRLLRLLPPGMEHIFLADSGSVAVEVAMKMAVQFHKAAGSEGRFRFAALRGAYHGDTLGAMSLCDPVTGMHSLFSGILPKQLFVERPSCRFDAPYDPRAFDPMERALRSHAGELAAVVVEPVVQGAGGMWFYHPSYLRDLRALCNELGILLIADEIATGFGRTGKMFACEWAGISPDIICVGKALTGGMMTLSAVAATARVAQVISGADPVRGGGVFMHGPTFMGNPLACAVACASLDELCASPWQARVSTLEKRLARGLEPCRSLPGVADVRVLGAIGVMEREEAVNVAVWQDFFTARGVWIRPFGRTVYVMPPFNASEDDVDALTRALCEAAQSAALHGVPVVEKHSC